The DNA segment aattgtactagttatttgataaaaatagaagtTTCAATAGATATTTGAACTTCACTGAGTAATTTAGATTGATATAATAAACGTGGatttacaatgaataaatgtacTTTGCCAACTTCTGTCGTGAATGAAAAGGAAATGGTTGATCAATTCTTGATTAAATAtggaattaatttattttatactatattcttattattattactatatctattgataaaacagagaatgaaaaatactattagTAAGAAACTACTGAAGTTACCTTTAAATTACCTTTAATTTGAACTGCTGATTTAGAATTTGACGCAGTGAGAGGTTGAGGTATTagtataaaaaaaaaattaattaatgataatattattaaagagGTTACTTACTGAATGATGTTattaaagttattttttaaatgtaatggcGTGCAAAAATTGAGATATTATGTTACTGTAATAGTTATGAAACGAAAATCTACGTTAATTTCTGAAAAGCAAGAAATGAATGGAAACAGGTTATCTTATCTGAGCTGCTCCAAAACACAACCGTCCGCTACCACTGCTCCAACTCAACTGCTACAACTCATTTCATTCCAATACTTTAGTAAAAATGCAGTACTGCGTTTTTCCTTAGTATAAACCACCAACATTATACCAACTTCTTGGAAAAAATGCAGTACAGTCAACTAATTTTTGTTGAAACAGAATTAATagttatatttatatcataatttcaaaataatattaacaatttTCAGTATCTATGTTTAACTAACACATCTTTGGCTAAACTAGAGTAGCAATGTATGACTGAAAATTTTTAAtatagtgaaatttgaaaacatCCATTCTGTTTTTAATTATGATGAATAGATTTTACAAAATCTACATAAGTTCTATGTATTTTACTAAtcattgttgtttgaaataaatgaCACACAGAGATTTGATAGTgacaaaaactatttttcaatattttaatgtGAAAAAGTAATAtagtacagtattattattttattcaataaaaactaaACAGTGACttgtcaaaaattataaaaatacacTAAAAAAATCAATGTCATTCATTCTATCTTCTATAAAAGTTCAGTGTGATTCCCTATTAATTTAGCAGATATGACAACTTGTAGTTTAATGATAAATTAGTCTGACAAAATGTGTTCCAGAACTAAGAAATATTAGCTGATCATCTTTCAAAcaaattaaattgtatttgttaTAACTTTGTTCCATTAcacattattttaaagttttaaaaaaggatgctatgatttttcatttttatctattTTGACAAGTAGCCCCATTGAGCattttaattatattgttatcatTTCAGCAAACATCCATTTGTAGCCAGAATTGTCTTCTGTTTGCAGGCATTAAGTCACCAAGTTTTTTGATTATAtcatctcttttttcttttgGAAAACCGCATGGTCTCTCCAAGTGGTTTGGCATTTTCATACCTCCTGGTTTACATGCAGATCTCTTCAAAAAATCTAATTCATGGAAATCCTTCTGGTCATGCGAAGTTTTGTATTTTAATGTATAGGAATCGCGGACTACCTTGATGCATGCCATGTCCCTTAGATAATGTCTTGTTTCTTGTTTTAACTTCAATTGCGAAGAGTGGTCTTGCCAAGAGAAGAAGTCGACTGCCTGCATGTTCTTCACTTCTACATGTGCTTTACATGTTGCAACTGCTTCTTTGAAGTCGTCAAAATCGTAGGTTCTGATTTGCTTCTTCAATGCAGATTCAACGCAATGATGGAAACTATCTGCTGCCATGAAAGTATGCCCGggaataaaataacaaagtgTTATCTCTTTTCCATTTATTCGGTCACTATTCACCAAGAAAACTAAGAACGAAAGGAAGCACCAACTTTTATTTTGTCCCGCACAATTATCGAGCCATAGGATGATGTTCTCTGCATCTCTCTGTTTAATAAAAAATGCATAAAATGTGATCACAATGTCTTCTTTTTTACGCCCACTTATTCCCTCATGCCATACGGTTGCACTATTTATGCTTGGACTTTTCACCAACAGGTACAAAGCTCTCATTGTAGGCAACAAGACGTTTTGCAAATAATACTGCTTTGAAAGACTCCATCGTTGGTAGCATTATCACTTTTTGTAGATCTGCAGTGTAACACACAGTATTGTCGTGGTTTTTGTACAACCTAACATGTTCTTTATACAACTCCCTTGCTGTTTTAACTAAATCTAGATGAATCTTCCATTCAGAGCACTTTGTACATTCactttgtaaattatttttctcatgaagatgttcaatttcaaaactTTCACACGTTTCACACTCTTCATTGCCCAAAACAGCaaatgaaatattctttttTCCAACTTCTTTCCTATAAAAATCGTATGAAACTTGAATATTTGGGAATTTCATGAGAAAGTCTTTGTGCATCAATTTTGTATTGGCATCGCTGGGAAGATAACGTCTCAGTGGTGCATGTTCCCGACGGTAATGTGAGATCACTGGGTTGAATGATTCGATGTGTTCACAAACCTCTTGTTTTGAAATACAATTGGCTGGTGTAGCTCTACCTCGCATATCAGGTTTGGGTTGCAAAGAGGAAGCAGGTGTCATATTTAAAACATCAAAAACAAATCTGTCATTTTTCTTTACATAACCTAATGTAGTTAGGAAGAATGATTTGCAAACCTGTTTGGTCTGTCCTTCACTGTTCTTTAAAAAGTATTTATATGTGTTTTCCTTGATTCTCTTTCTTCAATATCATACCCACTGGTTCTTCTTTTAACAGATAGTCATTCCCACATATTCAGCACAAATGATTTCCGTTCAGCATAGGCTAGGTCCCAGAATTGAGAATTAATGTTTACTCTTTCTTCTTACCATTTCACGAAGGCCACTACAATCATCAATGCTGATGACTTCTACTTCAACCATATCATTACCAGATCCAGATGCAATACCaaattgttcaataaaatttgaatctgAACTATTGTTAGCATCAGCTTCTAGTGTGGGTTGAAGTTCAACTTCATTTTCACTGTTGTCTTCTTTCACGAGATCCATCATCAATTTGACACGACTACCTATACAACTGTAGTTATTCACattcattttcagtttttcGGCCTTCACATTACAAACTTATTGAACAAAATTCACTCCACTCAAAACTCTCAACACTCAGCTTCTACTACTAACAGACAGAGAAAGGCAACAGATTTATCATCACTGATGAATCTTTTCTTCATAGGTTAAGCAGCTGTCTTAAACACTGTCAATTACTGCAAATAGCATATGGTCGCCTCTAATATACTAAGCAAGAACGCAGTATCTGAGCTGTAGATACTGCGTTCTTCCTTAGTACATTGAAAATACTGCGTTTCTGCTTAGTAATAAGAGAAATATCATGTAGATACTGCGTTTTTGATGCCATTATTTCTTAAACGAAAAGAAATACTGCGTTCTTGTTTAGTTAGATGGATAGAGCTCGTCGAGCTGAGAATTTTGATATATATAACTCATTTTGTGAGAATTTTGTAGATACTGCGTTTTTGCTTAGGGCAGTGCGGTCATCAGGATGTTGCGGCAAAGTAGATAACACAAGGCGGCGACAACGAAGCGACGCGGACAGTCACAGGTTATGCGGGTAAAACCAAACTATTTACAGTAACATTGTTAGATTGTTCTAAATGAGGCGGTGAATTTTACTTAGGTCTCTGACAATATTACCAGAGGCGCATTTGATTGTCGCTATTCTAACAAGTCCATCTTTGCCAGGGTGTAGCACTACAATTCTGCCTAGAGGCCAGCTTAGCGGCGAGGTGTTGATTGATTTGACTGGTACTTCGAGACGCCAGTCCACTTATTATTTCTTTCTTGCTATTTAGCAAAAGTGCTACATTAGGAACATGTGCAATACGCACTTTTGGTCCAGCTGCTTGTTCAGATAAAGGCACCGGGGCTGGTCCTGATGAAATGGAAGTTTTATGAAAGCGGTCCAGCAATGGCGTTGGTGGCTTAGGATGACGCAAGCGACTGACTGCACCTGAACGCACTGATGCATATGTTGCACCATTAGCAGTACCAGAGGAGTGTGCGGTTCGCACTTTAGTTTTGACTGTTGGAATTTCAGGTTCCTGTCCTGAATCCATGTCAAGATCGGATTCACTGGAGGAGTCTagtgatcaatcaatcaatcaatcaatcaaataattctttattcatcattgcatcaatacaatataaataacgtCACAGTAAAAGAGGTCAAAGAATTTCAACATTAACAACAATTCAATTTAGATACTCCTGAATTGAGTACAGGCTCATAGAAATTAAATATCTCTTCAGTTCTCTCTTGAAGTCTGCACCCTCCTTCTCTCTGACATCAATCGGCAGCTTGTTGAAGAACTTTGCTCCCATGTATGATGGCCGTTTTTCAAAGAAGTGTCTCCTGTGCTGATGAAGTGCATATGTTCTCCTTGAGCGTGTATGATACCGGTGGTaacatattcttcatttttaaatttcaatgtcAGAATACATTCCATTATGTACAGTCCATAAATTGTCAATATGTTGAGGCTTTTGAATTTTTCTCTCACAGACTCTCTGAAACCTAACTTCAATATGATTCTGACTGCTTTTTTCTGAactgtgaataattttttcaagttttcaagagATGTTCCTCCATAGAGTCCTACTCCAAACGCTAGGTGAGAATGAATGTTTGCAAAGTAGATGGTTCTCAGTGTAGCCTGACTTGAATAATTCGACAATACCCTGAGTGAATAGAGGCCAGAGTTCAGCTTCTTCAATATGCCATCCACATGTGACTTCCAAGACAATCATTGGTCTATTGTCAAACCCAGGAACTTTGAGTTTGAGGTTTCCTGAAGTACGTGACCATCAACAGTGAATTCAGTCTCCTCATCCTCACGAATTCCAGCTGAAAACTTTATAGCCTCACATTTAGTTGGATTCAGTCTCAAGCAATGATCCTTGAAGAATTTGTCAAGCTGAAGCAGACCTAAATTAGTGCGTTCTTCAAGTTCTTCCTCGTTGTCACCAGCTACATTAAGCgtagtgtcatcagcatacatacACAGCTGCACATGTGAATTTCGAGCTATTTGTAGGTTCAAAACTGAAGGGAGGTCTTTCAAGTAGATAATGTAGAGGATAGGGCCTAAAATAGATCCCTGGGGAACGCCTCGAGTCACCCTTCTAAGTTCAGATTTGaagatttcaagttgaaatcttgATTTGAAGGTATCATAAGTTCTTCTTCTAACTGTCACGAACTGCCTTCTTTTTGAAATATATGAACGCATCCACTGCAGATATCTACCAGTCACCCCACATGAATGCAGCTTCTGAAGAAGTATATTATGAGACACCGACTCAAAAGCTTTGGTGAGGTCCATCAGAATTGATGCTGTGCGCCGACCTGCATCAACCTGCTCAACAATCCATTCAATACTACTGACCGCTGCTGTCATTACTGATTTACCGCGCTGAAAACCATGCTGTTCCTCGTCAATCAAGTTGTATTTAGACAGGTGTTCCATAAGTCTATTACTCATTGCTCtctcaaatattttggaaaAGACTGACGGCTCTGAGATCGGTCTGTAATTGCTGAGCTTGTTCCTATCTCCTTTCTTGTGTATTGGCGTTACTTTAGTTATTTTCAAAAGTTCAGGGTAGATTCCGgatacaaatgaagagtttactacATGGACCAAGGGCTTCATCAGATAAAATTTAGCTTCTTTTATTATGGACATTGGAACTTCATCAAAACCACATGATCTGAGATTTAAAAatgatcctattatattgagcatTTCCTCATCATCAACTAGGTTTGGGCGAAATCGGCATTCATTACTTCCTTGTAATACATTGATGACTGTATTTGTATCTTGAGGAAATAAAGTATTATCTGTGAAATATTCATTAAACAGCTTTGACACATCTGTTGGATTCTTGTAGAGTCTCCCATTATGCTCAATCTCTAAATCATGTTcggttttattattttagtgaTATTGTCTCAACCGGTACGATAACTTCTTCGATGTCAGAGCTGTGGTCAGAATCCATGTGGCTGTCTTGTGAAATTCGAGATTTTGATTCATGTACATCACGTTTGGACTTTTTGTGGTGACTAGACGAATGATGTCCGTCGGATGAACGTCTTTTTCTTTTAATACTTGCTTCTTGATTTTCAACACCTTTTTCATCGttgttattgttattaatgCACTTATGGTTTTCACTTTTTCTACTGTGCTTTCTGCTGGACTCACTTATCTTATCATTGTGCGAATGTTTTCCATGTTTCTTATGTGGTTCATCCTTTGAATCACTTCGAGGACGTTTTTCAGAATTGCTTTCTTTGCTAGATTCTACCTTATCAGATTTTTTCCACAAAACTTGAGAATCATCTTTCTTCGTGTGTCTGTGAGTCTTTTCATCTTTGCTggatttatcattttttgaatgttTGTTTGATTCCTCATCTTTTCTAGAATGTTTATCAGATTTGTCATTCGTTGAATGTTTATCCGATTTGTCATTCATTGAATGTTTATCAGATTTGTCATTCGTTGAATGTTTATCCGATTTGTCATTCATTGAATGTCTATCAGATTTGTCATTCGTTGAATGTCAAATCGGATAAACATTCAACGAATGACAAATCTGATAAACATTCTAGAAAAGATGAGGAATCAAACAaacattcaaaaaatgataaatccAGCAATACAGGAAATCCCATACACAGGAAGAAAATGAGTTGACCATAATAGACCTATCCTAAGGTTAGTTTAATTAGCATCAACTGATcatgatataaataatttttaatatttaccaATCTTTCAAGTAGGCTCTGTCAAAGGTTGAAAGATTGTAAGCTATATCAAAGTTCTTATTGATTGTGTTCAAGTATGGAGACCTCAAAAACTCAACTATATGTACTCAACTATATTTAGGTATATCAGTAAGTAAGTAATATCATTAAGTCCACAAAAAGTTATGAGCAATGATTGTTATAAGAGTATTAGAATGTTGAAGATTATAAAAGTGaagattgttataattattgtaataagagAAGTGATTAGTAGAGAGAAacaagaaaatatttcaattttatcatatttcattttattctacaAATTCTGTAGTCTTTGCAGCCTTTTTATATAGTTAAAAAAAGTCCCTGTTTTCCTATGCAAACTCTGTAAATCACGGTATCTCATAGCCtggaataatttttcaatttgaatctgtaaacataattattacagTTTGAACCACTATgacaaaataattgttttttgttttgtttttttttctttgtaaATTTCTCTGAAATAGGCTAGACTACTTATATGCTTTAATTCTTGGGTTAAAGTCTTAATTTACTGTTTAATTACACAATTTTGATTATTGGGGAGCTACCCCCATCATCTGATTATGTAACATCAActtttatgtaattattatgaactattATGTAATTATTGGGGGAGCCTTCTTCCACTGTAAGCTCATATTTCGTGAATAGTGTTTCATTTCCACAGAACGCCCATCAGGAGCTGATTTGCTGCTGACAAACAGGCCTGCCAACAATGAGTGTCATTCATACTCTACAAGGCATTCCGTAAACTGGGGTGAAGTCGGACACTTTTtcaggttttttaaatatttaagtGGTTTATATTAAAATGATCATTTTCATACTTGGAATATAAAATCTACTGTTCTTCCCGGTGCTTTCTATCCCATTTTCATATTTGTACACCAacccgtttttttttttttaaatcccaAATTGTGTCCGGATTCACCCCATGGGTTGGGGTGAAGTCGGACACAGGTTGTTTTGCATTTATTTCCGAATTCTGATGACACTAGGGGCTATTTCGGACACATATTTTCgtttaaaaaaaaacagaaaacctttaaaaataattagaagcatttatccataaaattcactattgaaatttactataatgcaaaatcaataatgcaaaaaatcaaaaatacaatCAGATAATATGAAGGAATGAATTGAACACAATCAGATAATATTAGTATACATTCTTAATATTTACAAAGTCTTCTAGTCCAGGGAACATGAACTTTTCTCTACGCAGTTTTTTGGGTTTCAGTTTTGTTATGATTGATCCCAGTGACACAGTTTCAATGTCTGGGATATCAGGAAAACTGAAAGTAATCTCCTTTTTTCCATCCTTCTTTCTTAAAAATCGAATTTCATATTCGGTGTTCTCTGTATCAAGGATGTTTTCGATTCTTCCAACATAAACTTTGTCCTGGTTATCTTCTTGTGTCACGAATTTAACAAGGACGAAGTCACCTTCAGCCTTGTGCTCATCAGGGATGTCGACCAGCTCTTCATGGGAGGTGCCAGCATCACTTTCTTCAGACTCAGATGCAAAGATTCCTTCCTCTTCAGCCATAACAGTTTGCAGGACGTTATTGTCGGTGTCATTATTCAAACATGTTGTTGTGATGCTCTGCCCTGGATGGACAGTCACGCGTTTCCCACGACTTTTAGGAGTGTCACCTTTTCGTGTCTCCTCCAACTTTTCTCTTAGAGCATCGCACCAATTTGGTGAAGTATCATCTGCTTGCTTAGGTAGCTTCTTGAGCACCTCCTCTTTGTCTAATGGGATTAGACCAGTAGCCCTAAATCCAGCAATGATGTTCGCTCGAAGTTTGTCCCCCATGGATTCTATAGCTTCACGCAAAAGTCTGGGGAACACAGATTTTTGCACAGCACCTCTGTTCCTCTTCTTCCACTCTCCTAATGTGCTACGCCAGGCAGCTTTCATGCTTCTGAAAACTGCAACATCCAACGGCTGGAATAAGTGGGTAGAATTTGGCGgaaagaaaacaaaatcaatGCCATTCAGCTTACACAGTCTTATAACCTCAGCTGAGAAGTGACTGGCTAGGTTGTCACCAATCAACAACTTTCTCCCCACTTTGTCACGAAAATAGACGAGGGCCACCGTGATGAACCATTCCTCGAACAGGCGCATGTCAAACCACCCACTCTTGCTACATCCATATCTCATTCCTGGAGACCACCCTCTATCCAGGTGGGgtacaaaaattgagatttgtaCACAGTGAATGGTGGCAGTAGATCACCCCTCCCATTTACTGCCATCATAACACTAGTGGAGCTTTTAGAGTGGTCCATTATTCTTTCTGGACGGCGGCAGCCTCGACGCACAATTACTTTTTGGATCCGGGGTCATCggaaaaatttgtttcatttcCACAGAACGCCCATCAGGAGCTGACTTGCTGCTGACAAACAGGCCTGCCAACAATGAGTGTCATTCATACTCTACAAGGCATTCTCATGTCTGAGTTTTAGTGCTAAATACTCTCAGTTGGTGGCCCTGTAAAATACTAGAAACATAACgcatttctatagtgaggtccacgttataatgtcagtgaagaaagatagaaggacaacgttgccaagtctcttaaattgactccattttgccactgagtaaACACAGCTGTTCTAATATTAGTtttcatttccttgataaaataataaatttcatgtcaaatattatctaaatttatcaataaa comes from the Nilaparvata lugens isolate BPH chromosome 1, ASM1435652v1, whole genome shotgun sequence genome and includes:
- the LOC120349520 gene encoding suppressor protein SRP40-like, with the translated sequence MNDKSDKHSTNDKSDKHSMNDKSDKHSTNDKSDKHSRKDEESNKHSKNDKSSKDEKTHRHTKKDDSQVLWKKSDKVESSKESNSEKRPRSDSKDEPHKKHGKHSHNDKISESSRKHSRKSENHKCINNNNNDEKGVENQEASIKRKRRSSDGHHSSSHHKKSKRDVHESKSRISQDSHMDSDHSSDIEEVIVPVETISLDSSSESDLDMDSGQEPEIPTVKTKVRTAHSSGTANGATYASVRSGAVSRLRHPKPPTPLLDRFHKTSISSGPAPVPLSEQAAGPKFGYFSRYCVLAYEGSAPLLTLSSTSMTALQFMSTRIPQLVLCRPACLHVTLPCSHHIVLDFSAHCIQDRRPITI